The following proteins come from a genomic window of Peromyscus eremicus chromosome 23, PerEre_H2_v1, whole genome shotgun sequence:
- the Mdh2 gene encoding malate dehydrogenase, mitochondrial, with protein sequence MLSALARPAGAALRRSFSTSAQNNAKVAVLGASGGIGQPLSLLLKNSPLVSRLTLYDIAHTPGVAADLSHIETRATVKGYLGPEQLPDCLKGCDVVVIPAGVPRKPGMTRDDLFNTNATIVATLTAACAQHCPEAMICIIANPVNSTIPITAEVFKKHGVYNPNKIFGVTTLDIVRANTFVAELKGLDPARVNVPVIGGHAGKTIIPLISQCTPKVDFPQDKLTALTGRIQEAGTEVVKAKAGAGSATLSMAYAGARFVFSLVDAMNGKEGVVECSFVQSKETECTYFSTPLLLGKKGLEKNLGIGKITPFEEKMIAEAIPELKASIKKGEDFVKNMK encoded by the exons ATGCTGTCCGCTCTCGCCCGGCCTGCCGGCGCCGCTCTCCGCCGCAGCTTCAGCACTTCAGCCCAG AACAATGCTAAAGTAGCCGTGCTGGGAGCTTCCGGGGGCATCGGGCAGCCTCTTTCACTCCTCCTGAAGAACAGCCCCCTAGTGAGCCGCCTGACCCTCTACGATATCGCCCACACACCCGGTGTGGCAGCAGATCTGAGTCACATCGAGACCAGAGCAACTGTGAAAG GCTACCTCGGACCTGAGCAGCTGCCAGACTGCCTGAAAGGGTGCGATGTGGTGGTGATCCCAGCTGGAGTGCCCAGGAAGCCAG GAATGACACGGGATGACCTATTCAACACCAACGCTACCATTGTGGCCACCTTGACGGCCGCCTGTGCCCAGCATTGCCCTGAAGCCATGATCTGCATCATTGCCAACCCG GTTAACTCCACCATCCCCATCACAGCAGAAGTTTTCAAGAAGCATGGCGTCTACAACCCCAACAAGATCTTCGGTGTGACGACCCTTGACATCGTCAGAGCGAACACATTCGTGGCAGAGCTGAAG GGTTTGGATCCCGCTCGAGTCAACGTGCCTGTCATTGGTGGCCACGCTGGCAAGACCATCATCCCCTTGATCTCTCAG TGTACCCCCAAGGTTGACTTTCCCCAAGACAAGCTGACCGCGCTCACCGGGAGGATCCAGGAGGCTGGCACGGAAGTCGTGAAGGCCAAGGCTGGAGCAG GTTCTGCCACTCTGTCCATGGCCTATGCTGGGGCCCGGTTCGTCTTCTCCCTTGTGGACGCCATGAACGGGAAGGAAGGCGTCGTCGAGTGTTCCTTTGTTCAGTCCAAGGAGACGGAGTGCACTTACTTCTCCACACCCTTGCTGTTGGGG AAAAAAGGCCTGGAGAAGAACCTAGGCATTGGCAAAATCACTCCTTTTGAGGAGAAAATGATTGCTGAGGCCATCCCTGAGCTAAAAGCCTCCATCAAGAAAGGCGAGGACTTTGTCAAGAACATGAAGTGA